A genomic segment from Glycine soja cultivar W05 chromosome 20, ASM419377v2, whole genome shotgun sequence encodes:
- the LOC114402246 gene encoding probable glycosyltransferase At3g07620 yields the protein MFVLSFQRMRHFNRTHSSLAVFGITAFVVFFGLDPLEGVKLVSRFFVSTPTCALIHQRVQKGHPELYKESCFVNKIGECRAQKPMACRGEPNFVNKMLIEKQIEDDRKLEKVEASLAKARALIKEALLLRTNATVLQDDTSDYIPEGDIYRNAVAFHRSYQLMEKVFKIFVYEEGEPPLFHYGPCKNIYSMEGIFINSLEINSQFRTQNPDEAHVYFLPFSVVMILEHLFHPVIRDKAVLERTIGDYVHIISHKYKYWNRSYGADHFMLSCHDWGPRATWYVKELYFIAIRVLCNANISEHFNPKKDASFPEINLVNGETRGLIGGYPPCNRTILAFFAGQMHGRIRPVLFQHWEGKDKDVLVYEKLPDGVPYHETMKKSKYCICPSGFEVASPRIVEAIYAQCVPVIISQQYVLPFSDVLNWDSFSVQILVSDVPKLKEILLGISEDKYMRLQEGVKQVQRHFVVNNPPKRYDVFHMIIHSIWLRRLNVRVK from the exons ATGTTTGTTTTGAGTTTTCAGAGAATGCGGCACTTCAACAGAACACACTCGAGTCTGGCTGTGTTTGGTATCACTGCCTTTGTAGTGTTTTTTGGTCTTGATCCATTAGAGGGTGTAAAATTGGTTTCAAGATTTTTTGTCTCAACGCCAACATGCGCATTGATTCATCAAAGGGTTCAAAAAGGGCATCCAGAATTATACAAA GAATCCtgttttgttaataaaattggAGAATGTAGGGCTCAAAAGCCAATGGCCTGTAGAGGAGAACCGAACTTTGTTAATAAAATGCTTATAGAAAAACAAATCGAAGATGATAGAAAATTGGAGAAGGTTGAAGCAAGTCTTGCAAAAGCAAGAGCTTTGATAAAAGAAGCCTTGTTATTGAGAACCAATGCCACCGTGCTTCAAGATGACACAAGTGATTATATTCCAGAAGGAGACATATACAGAAATGCAGTTGCTTTCCATAG GAGTTACCAATTAATGGAGAAGGTGTTTAAGATCTTCGTGTATGAAGAGGGAGAGCCCCCTCTATTTCATTATGGTCCATGCAAGAACATATATTCTATGGAAGGAATCTTTATCAACTCATTGGAAATCAATTCTCAATTTCGGACTCAGAATCCAGATGAAGCCCATGTCTATTTTCTGCCCTTTAGTGTTGTGATGATCCTTGAGCACCTCTTCCACCCAGTTATTCGTGACAAGGCCGTATTGGAGAGAACTATCGGTGATTATGTGCACATCATATCccacaaatataaatattggaATAGAAGTTATGGAGCTGACCATTTCATGCTTTCTTGTCATGATTGG gGACCAAGAGCTACATGGTATGTTAAAGAATTGTATTTTATAGCAATCCGGGTACTATGCAATGCAAACATCTCTGAGCATTTCAATCCCAAGAAGGATGCATCATTTCCTGAAATCAACTTGGTAAATGGGGAGACAAGAGGTCTTATCGGTGGGTACCCTCCATGTAACCGAACAATTTTGGCCTTCTTTGCAGGGCAAATGCATGGTAGAATTAGGCCAGTGCTTTTCCAGCATTGGGAGGGCAAAGACAAGGATGTGCTAGTTTATGAGAAACTCCCAGATGGAGTTCCATACCATGAGACAATGAAGAAGAGCAAGTATTGCATTTGTCCAAGTGGGTTTGAAGTGGCAAGTCCAAGAATTGTTGAGGCAATCTATGCACAATGTGTGCCTGTGATAATATCACAACAATATGTGCTTCCTTTTAGTGATGTTCTGAATTGGGACTCTTTCTCGGTTCAGATTTTAGTGAGTGATGTACCCAAGCTTAAGGAAATTTTGTTGGGTATATCGGAGGACAAATACATGAGATTGCAAGAGGGAGTTAAGCAAGTGCAAAGACATTTTGTGGTGAATAATCCCCCAAAGAGGTATGATGTATTCCATATGATTATTCATTCCATATGGCTAAGGAGGTTGAATGTGCGTGTGAAATAA